The nucleotide sequence TCTGAAACTGGTTGTTGAACCCACCGGAGCCTTGGCCACCGCCGCCCTTTTAGAACTCGCTACATCTGGGGCCTGGGCTGGACAACGAATTGGAGTCATTTTAAGCGGTGGTAATGTAGATTTATCCGACTGGTTCGGTCGTAACTCCCTGTCTTAAGGTTGCAGCAGTTGACTATGGCCAGACTTCTCCTGGGGGAACCCGCCCCCTGGTTTACCTTACCCAGTTCCGTTAATCCCCAATACAACATTGATACAGTGGGCGGTCATCGGACAATTTTGCTGTTCTTAGGTCACTGTAGTGTGCCAACAGTCAAACGGGTTTTAGAAGGGTTTCTGGCTCTCCAAACCGAACTAGCCACTGCGGGCATCCCTCTTTTTGCCATCAGTATTGACCCCCATGATCAGCCCCTTCAGTCCCTGGTTGATCCCAATAGCTATTGCAAATTTCTTTGGGATTTTGAGCGAGATGTGAGCCGCCTATATGGGGTGATTCAAACCGATAAAAAAGGGCAAGACCAATATCATCCTCAAGCTTTTATCCTGAATCAACGGCTGCAAATTGTCGGAATTTTTCCCATCCAAGGCCAAGCCAATTTTCCAGCCCAAATTGTTGATCTTGCCCGGAAACTCCCCCCAGACCCGCCCTTAACCATTGCCACGCCCCAGGCCCCAGTTTTATTTGTTCCCCATCTCCTTGAACCTAGCCTTTGCCAAAAACTGATTGCCCTCTATGAAGCGGATGGCGGTCGGCCCTCTGGATTTATGCGACAAGTGGATGGCAAAACTGTAGAAATTATGGATGATGGCTTTAAGCGGCGACGAGATTTACTGATTACGGATGAGCAATTGCTGGCCCACCTCAATGCCTTAATGG is from Synechococcus sp. PCC 6312 and encodes:
- a CDS encoding 2OG-Fe(II) oxygenase, yielding MARLLLGEPAPWFTLPSSVNPQYNIDTVGGHRTILLFLGHCSVPTVKRVLEGFLALQTELATAGIPLFAISIDPHDQPLQSLVDPNSYCKFLWDFERDVSRLYGVIQTDKKGQDQYHPQAFILNQRLQIVGIFPIQGQANFPAQIVDLARKLPPDPPLTIATPQAPVLFVPHLLEPSLCQKLIALYEADGGRPSGFMRQVDGKTVEIMDDGFKRRRDLLITDEQLLAHLNALMARRLRPEIRKAFQFDITRFERYLVACYEEESQGFFNRHRDDTTKGTAHRRFAMTLNLNTGDYEGGYLRFPEFGPHLYRPGVGEAVIFSCSLLHEATPVTQGGRYVLLNFFYDEPAAQIRSQNLEFVLLSDSPPSPATKPEQ